The Pseudoalteromonas translucida KMM 520 genome segment TTTTGCAAACACTGCGCCTGTAGTTAATAACGCAGTGATAAATAATGCATTGGCAAACAACTTAATATGTCTCATCTTGGCTCTCTCTATAAGGTTTTATAATTAAAAGTGGGCTTTTAGTTTTGCTATTTTCTCGTCTTCATATGGCACTGCTGGGTGTTTACCCCATACTGGCGCAGGCCAAGCGGCATCGCTAGTAAAGCGCGCAATATGATGAATATGTAATTGCGGCACCATATTACCAAGCGCCGCCACGTTTAATTTATCGGGATTAAATACCCGCATTAATAAATGACTCAATTTTGCCGACTCGCGCAAATAAGTAACTTGCTCATCCTCGCTTAAGTCAATTATCTCTTTTAAACCGGCTTTTTTTGGCACTAAAATAAACCAGGGGTATTGGCTATCGTTCAATAGTAATACTTTACACAACGGCCAATCGGCAAGCTCTATACAATCGCGCTTAAGCTCTGGGGCTAGTTCAAATGTGGGGTGAGTCATCATAGTGTCCTACTTTGTCTTTAATAATTACCACTTTATAGCATTTAGTTGCAGTTGCACACGCTTGGCTTTACCATTCTAAGCAATATTTATTAAAGCGAAGGCAACCCTGTGCTAAAAAAAATAAAATACCTTTCACTGGCCATCCCTCTGCTAGCAAGTGCTGTTAGCGTACAAGCAAAACCACTCTCGCTAGAGCGTATTTTTGACGACCCGAGTTTATCGGGTAAATCTCCAGTGCAATTAAAGTTTTCGCCCGACGGCAATCGCGTTACTTATTTACAAGGCAAAAGTGACGACTATAACCGCTACGACTTATGGGAATATAACTTAAAAGATAACACCAACCGTATGCTGGTCGATTCAGCTAAGTTATTCTCAGGCCCAGAGAACCTCTCTGACGAAGAAAAAGCACGCCGCGAGCGCCAGCGTATTTTTGGCCAAGGTATTCTTGAATACAAGTGGTCTAAAGATGGTAAAGCATTATTATTCCCACTTAACGGCGATCTGTATTATTACGAACTAGCAGCAAATAAAAGTAAAAAGCTCACCAATACTGAGGCTTTTGAAACCGATGCTCGCTTTTCGCCCAAAGGTAATTTTGTATCTTTTATTCGCGAGCAAAACCTGTACGCTTTAGCGCTCGATTCTGGTAAAGAAATACAATTAAGTAGCGATGGCGGCGGCATTATTAAAAATGGCATGGCCGAATTTGTTGCACAAGAAGAAATGAGCCGTATGACCGGCTATTGGTGGGCCGATGACGAGTCTAAAATTGCCTTTACTCGCGTTGACGAAAGCCCAGTAAAAGAAGCACTACGCAACGAAATTTACGCCGACGAAGTAAAACTATTCAATCAACGTTATCCGTTTACTGGCACTAACAACGTTAAAATACAACTTGGCGTAGTTACCTTAAACAATCAACAAGTAGATTGGGTTGATTTAGGCAAAGATGAAGACATTTACCTTGCCCGTGCAAAATGGTTAAAAGATAGCAATACGCTCTCGTATCAATGGCAAAACCGCTCACAGCAAACATTAGAGCTGCGCTTTTATAACAGCAAAACTAAAAGCCAAAAAGTAGCGCTCACCGAAAGTAGCGATACCTGGATAAACTTACACTTTGACCTTGAGTTTTTAAAAGACAAAAAGCATTTTGTGTGGGCGTCTGAGCGTGATGGTTTTAAACATTTATACCTTTATCGCACCAATGGCCAATTAGTACGTCAAATTACTAACGGCGATTGGACGGTCGAGAGCTTAAAAGGCATTGATGAGAAAAAAGGCCTCGTTTACTTTTCAGGCAGAAAAGACACCCCACTCGAAAGCCACTTATACAGTGCCTCGTTATTTAAAAAAGGCGATATTAAACGCATTACCGAGCAAGGCCAATATCACGACGTCGTACTTGCCAAAGACAACAAAACCTTTATTGATAATAGCTCGGCGGTTAATCAGCCAAACGCTGCAGCTCTGCGTAAAATAAATGGCGAGTTTATTACTTGGCTTGAAGAAAACAAGCTAGATAACACGCACCCGCTTACGCCTTACTTAAGTGATTTAGCGACGCCTGAATACGGCACACTTAAAGCCGAAGACGGCCAGGCAATGCATTATAGGTTATTTAAACCAAGCAATATAAGTGATGGTAAAAAGCACCCTGTTATTGTAAACGTGTACGGTGGCCCACATGCACAGCGAGTAACTAATAGCTGGCGTAGTAAAAACCTATATTTTCAATATATGGCGCAACAAGGCTATGTGATTTTTCAACTTGATAACCGCGGCTCATACAACCGTGGTAAAAAGTTTGAAGATGCTATTTATAAAAACTTAGGTGAAGTAGAAGTTGCTGATCAAATTAAAGGCGTGGAATTTTTACGTACGCTTGATTATGTAGACCCACAACGTATTGGTATTTACGGCCACAGTTATGGCGGTTACATGGCATTAATGACCATGTTTAAAGCTGGCGATTACTTTAACGCCGGTGTTTCTGGCGCGCCAGTAACCGACTGGGCACTTTACGACACCCATTATACTGAGCGTTATTTAGGCCACCCAGCCACTAATGCTAAAGGCTATGAAAACAGTGCGGTATTTCCGTACATTGATGGCTTAAAAGGACCATTAATGATTTACCACGGCATGGCCGACGACAATGTGTTGTTTACTCATGCCACTAAATTATTTAAACAATTACAAGATACCAATAAACCGTTTGAAATGATGACCTACCCAGGCTCTAAACACAGCCTACGAGGTAAAACAGTGCAAACGCATCTGCACCAAACCATTACTAACTTCTTTAATCGTCATTTTAATGTTAAATAACAACTAAATGTTGAATAAATAGACTAAAGGCTGATTATAAATCAGCCTTTTTTTTGCCTTAATAAGTGCTAAGTTTAGTTATATAAATAAACTTAATAAAAGTACAGCAGTGCTGTACCCATTAAGGAATAAACATATGCTCAATCTTCGTCGTTTTACTATTTTTCAGCGTTTTGCACTGTTAGTTGGTATCGTTGTATTGGGACTGGTTATATTAAGTATTTCGAGCTTAAGTAATCAGTATCAAGCGCTTAAAAATGAGCAATATCTTAAAACTCAAAACCTAGTAGAAACCGCCTATAGCGTTATTGAACACTTTTATAATCTTGAGCAAAGTAATGCCCTCACCCAACAACAAGCGCAGTCGCAAGCTTTAGCTACAATTAGTGCTCTTAGGTACGATAACACCAACTATTTTTGGATAAATGACTACCACCCAAAGATGATAATGCATCCATTTAAACCAGACTTAAATGGTACAGACTTAACTAATAACAAAGACCCCGATGGCACAGCATTATTTGTAGAAATGGTAAAAGTGACCCAACAAGCAGGCGAAGGGTTTGTACCTTATAAATGGCCTAAACCAGGTAAAGACAAACCAGTTGATAAAATAGCGTTTGTGAAGGGCTTTAACCAATGGCAATGGGTTATAGGTTCGGGCGTGTACCTCGACAGTATTGATGGTGCATTTGCTGAGCAACGTAATTTAATAATTATAAATGCCGTGGTAATGATTATTGCACTGATTTTATTAAGCTACTTTATTGGTAAAAGTATTATTACCCCAACACGCTTAGCTGCCGACATGATGAAAAATATTTCCCAAGGCGAAGGCGATTTAACCCGCAGCTTAGATGAAGCCGGAAATGACGAAATATCTGAGCTAGCGCATTCATTTAACGCGTTTATATTGAAAATGCGCGAATCATTAACGCATGTATCGCAAAGCGCACACGATGTTAATCAACATGCGCATACCGTTGACGAAGCAAGTAAAACAAGCCAATCTTTTATTGAGTTACAAAACGACAGTAGCACACAGGTAGCTGCAGCAATGGAGCAAATGACCCACCAAATTCATGATGTGAGTCGCAATGCTGAAGCCGCTGAGCAAGCTGCAAACGATGCAGCGAGTAATGCATCATCAGGTAAAAATGTCGTTGCCAATACTATAACGGCAATTGAAACACTCTCCAGTAATATAGAAACTGTGAGCCGAGTTACTACCGATTTAGCCAGC includes the following:
- a CDS encoding HIT domain-containing protein — protein: MTHPTFELAPELKRDCIELADWPLCKVLLLNDSQYPWFILVPKKAGLKEIIDLSEDEQVTYLRESAKLSHLLMRVFNPDKLNVAALGNMVPQLHIHHIARFTSDAAWPAPVWGKHPAVPYEDEKIAKLKAHF
- a CDS encoding S9 family peptidase; translation: MLKKIKYLSLAIPLLASAVSVQAKPLSLERIFDDPSLSGKSPVQLKFSPDGNRVTYLQGKSDDYNRYDLWEYNLKDNTNRMLVDSAKLFSGPENLSDEEKARRERQRIFGQGILEYKWSKDGKALLFPLNGDLYYYELAANKSKKLTNTEAFETDARFSPKGNFVSFIREQNLYALALDSGKEIQLSSDGGGIIKNGMAEFVAQEEMSRMTGYWWADDESKIAFTRVDESPVKEALRNEIYADEVKLFNQRYPFTGTNNVKIQLGVVTLNNQQVDWVDLGKDEDIYLARAKWLKDSNTLSYQWQNRSQQTLELRFYNSKTKSQKVALTESSDTWINLHFDLEFLKDKKHFVWASERDGFKHLYLYRTNGQLVRQITNGDWTVESLKGIDEKKGLVYFSGRKDTPLESHLYSASLFKKGDIKRITEQGQYHDVVLAKDNKTFIDNSSAVNQPNAAALRKINGEFITWLEENKLDNTHPLTPYLSDLATPEYGTLKAEDGQAMHYRLFKPSNISDGKKHPVIVNVYGGPHAQRVTNSWRSKNLYFQYMAQQGYVIFQLDNRGSYNRGKKFEDAIYKNLGEVEVADQIKGVEFLRTLDYVDPQRIGIYGHSYGGYMALMTMFKAGDYFNAGVSGAPVTDWALYDTHYTERYLGHPATNAKGYENSAVFPYIDGLKGPLMIYHGMADDNVLFTHATKLFKQLQDTNKPFEMMTYPGSKHSLRGKTVQTHLHQTITNFFNRHFNVK
- a CDS encoding methyl-accepting chemotaxis protein, which produces MLNLRRFTIFQRFALLVGIVVLGLVILSISSLSNQYQALKNEQYLKTQNLVETAYSVIEHFYNLEQSNALTQQQAQSQALATISALRYDNTNYFWINDYHPKMIMHPFKPDLNGTDLTNNKDPDGTALFVEMVKVTQQAGEGFVPYKWPKPGKDKPVDKIAFVKGFNQWQWVIGSGVYLDSIDGAFAEQRNLIIINAVVMIIALILLSYFIGKSIITPTRLAADMMKNISQGEGDLTRSLDEAGNDEISELAHSFNAFILKMRESLTHVSQSAHDVNQHAHTVDEASKTSQSFIELQNDSSTQVAAAMEQMTHQIHDVSRNAEAAEQAANDAASNASSGKNVVANTITAIETLSSNIETVSRVTTDLASESNNIGSVLEVIRSISEQTNLLALNAAIEAARAGEHGRGFAVVADEVRTLASRTGKSTDEIQTMITKLQNGAKAAVEAVKSSQALSASTVEQASSANTSLNEIERLVSVITEMNSQIARATEQQTLAADEVNLRINGLANSTKESLDNTKQLTGASEQLKQSSSQLSSVVTRFKLD